The Diadema setosum chromosome 4, eeDiaSeto1, whole genome shotgun sequence genome window below encodes:
- the LOC140227835 gene encoding uncharacterized protein produces the protein MACPGVTLDLSSEAKDGEKEFKGDEKLGKKMAYLLRYGAMKEGLSVREGGFVKLADLMEVPMLSRFSAEDVLKEVKGSLSYQGKRRFEYKREHNEVFVRAAYSRRLERNPYHEGTRVPRLLEQCQNQICLNIKDYCLEDCPDEFLIGELLHRLKRKGKLTNTALENLLGPNIQTLNLGGALVTQRAPKIIVRQCPNLEHLSLKDCGYLVTDHVLIYLMKRLPHLKSLNLCSCSHLTTASLHTIPRHLPHLEVLDVSWVSGLTERDIVAVLEGCPRLRKLLLLAVKLTLSEDTCVKMATLCTERGLKVTYCKQDVTTVDCS, from the exons ATGGCGTGTCCAGGAGTCACTCTCGATCTCTCCTCGGAGGCAAAAGATGGAGAGAAGGAATTCAAGGGAGACGAGAAGTTGGGCAAGAAGATGGCCTACCTCCTCAGATACGGAGCCATGAAGGAAGGACTGTCGGTGAGAGAGGGAG GTTTTGTCAAGCTGGCGGATTTGATGGAAGTTCCCATGCTGTCGCGCTTCTCCGCGGAGGACGTACTGAAGGAGGTCAAGGGGTCATTGTCCTACCAGGGAAAGCGGCGGTTTGAGTACAAGAGGGAACACAATGAGGTCTTCGTCCGTGCCGCGTACTCCCGGAGACTAGAAAGG AACCCCTACCACGAGGGCACCAGAGTACCCCGTCTTCTGGAGCAGTGCCAGAATCAAATTTGCCTCAACATCAAGGATTACTGTCTGGAGGACTGTCCTGATGAATTTCTCATTGG CGAGCTCCTCCACAGGCTGAAGCGGAAAGGAAAGCTGACCAATACAGCGCTGGAGAATCTCCTGGGTCCCAACATCCAGACACTCAACCTAGGGGGCGCCCTTGTCACACAGCGCGCACCCAAGATAATCGTCCGGCAGTGCCCCAACCTCGAGCACCTCAGCCTGAAGGATTGTGGGTACCTTGTTACTGACCATGTCCTCATCTACCTCATGAAG AGACTGCCCCACCTGAAGAGCCTCAACCTATGCAGCTGTAGCCACCTCACCACCGCCTCCCTGCACACCATCCCCAGGCACCTGCCACACCTGGAGGTCCTGGACGTGTCCTGGGTGAGCGGCCTGACCGAGCGGGACATCGTGGCGGTCCTCGAGGGGTGCCCCCGCCTCCGGAAGCTGCTCCTCCTGGCGGTCAAGCTCACCTTGTCGGAGGATACCTGCGTGAAGATGGCGACCCTGTGCACCGAGAGGGGGCTGAAGGTCACCTACTGCAAACAGGACGTGACGACGGTCGACTGCAGTTGA